The following coding sequences are from one Ovis canadensis isolate MfBH-ARS-UI-01 breed Bighorn chromosome 7, ARS-UI_OviCan_v2, whole genome shotgun sequence window:
- the KNSTRN gene encoding small kinetochore-associated protein produces MDSDLPYSMAAAEGVAHASDCRTTWPPTESAPHPLPPGRRKFPFETLAADAVRGTAVTAEHLLNQSDEACGQEQQAPGPQPCRLVTMTSVIKTVYTLQPSCVLSSGLPADAQTRATFKSQLPVKSKEVDVSRPHSGASETDVTKIIKPRRENGQLKATDTSRRNLRKSYKPLSKQKSEEELKDKNQLLEAVNKQLHQKLIETQGELKDLTQKVELLEKFQDNCLAILESKGLNPGNETLASQQDSTADHMDSMLLLQTLQDELKLFNETAKKQMEELQALKVKLKMKEEERAQFLEQQTLCSSQVNDFTTALEEMEQLLEI; encoded by the exons ATGGACTCAGATCTTCCGTACAGCATGGCAGCCGCCGAAGGCGTCGCCCATGCCAGTGACTGCCGTACAACATGGCCTCCTACAGAGAGCGCCCCACACCCCCTTCCGCCCGGTCGCCGGAAGTTTCCCTTTGAAACCCTGGCGGCAGACGCGGTCCGTGGTACGGCAGTTACTGCCGAGCATCTTTTGAACCAGAGCGACGAGGCGTGTGGGCAGGAGCAGCAGGCACCTGG GCCCCAGCCGTGCCGCCTCGTTACGATGACCAGCGTGATTAAGACAGTGTACACCCTGCAGCCCTCCTGTGTGCTGAGCAGCGGCCTGCCGGCAG ATGCACAAACTCGAGCCACTTTTAAGAGCCAGTTACCTGTTAAGTCCAAAGAAGTTGATGTTTCCAGACCTCATTCAGGAGCTTCAGAGACTGATGTTACAAAAATCATCAAACCGAGACGAGAGAATGG GCAGCTGAAGGCTACAGACACCTCCAGGAGGAACCTCAGGAAGAG CTACAAACCATTGAGTAAACAGAAATCAGAAGAAGAGCTCAAGGATAAGAACCAGCTCTTAGAGGCTGTCAACAAGCAGTTGCACCAGAAATTGATTGAAACTCAG GGAGAGCTGAAGGACCTGACTCAAAAAGTAGAGCTGCTGGAGAAGTTTCAGGACAACTGTTTGGCAATTTTAGAAAGCAAAGGCCTCAACCCAG GCAATGAGACCCTGGCATCACAGCAAGACTCCACTGCAGATCACATGGACTCCATG CTGCTGTTACAAACTTTGCAAGATGAACTGAAGCTTTTTAACGAAACAGCCAAAAAGCAGATGGAGGAGTTACAG GCCTTAAAGGTAAAGTTAAAGatgaaagaagaagagagagccCAGTTCCTTGAACAACAGACCTTATGTAGCAGTCAAGTAAATGATTTCACAACAGCCCTTGAGGAAATGGAGCAGCTATTAGAAATATGA